The sequence below is a genomic window from Nicotiana tomentosiformis chromosome 6, ASM39032v3, whole genome shotgun sequence.
TCCACTATTTTGCCTCATGTCTCGTATTTTACCCTTATCTCTTCATCAGAGAAGTTAAGTTAGTTAGGGATTGAACCAACTCAATGTGGTCTATCCTGCCTTTGATCACTCCCATCTTTCATTTGGAAAATTAATTCTGCTTATCGTCTTTCTTAATGTGCATTCAACCTCTACTATTGGGTTAATTATGGACTTTCTTACATGTCTTTGCATGGGATATTTGCAGGATGAGCTGGAGATCGTTGGTCGAGTCTTGGGTCAGAAAGGAGGTTATTCTGGGACAAGTGTACTTTTGAAAAATAAAACTACTGGGGAGCTCATTGCTGAGGGGCGCCATTCGTTATTTGGTAAACATGCCAGTAAAATATGATGAAGTATTTCTATGGACCAAGATGCCTCCTTGAATACGTAGTTCAGTTTCCACTACCTTGTCCATATGTATGTTTTCTTGTTTTAAATCAATAAATGGTGCATAGCTTTTTCTTGCCATGAATGTATGGAGCAGCATCATGCCTGAGGAACAAGTGCCATGTAAATATTGATTACAAGATTTTCATTTAGCAAAGATGTGGAGTTGAATTCTACAGTATAAATTGATTCCAATTTGTGAATGTTGTTTCTAACAGAAAAGTCCATTCTTTCTGCCCCCTTCCCCCCTTGGCAAAACAAAATTCATTTTGGCTATCTCCTCTCTATTTTGGTAGGATAAGAGCATGAAAGAAAGGGAGGATAGAAAGAGTAAAAACTTACGAATATCTCTTGCTTTCGATCACCTTGTTTAAAGAAAGAACAAAGGGGTCTACTTGTATTGTAAActgacttttttttttctttttgctcaataaaaaagatttgggttttactgagTAACAGCTGTTGGTACAGTTTAGGGTAACTATCTTTCTGTATAATGGATGTATCACCCTCAAGTTAGTCGCTGCTTTTGTTTATTCCATACATATAAACTTATACTTTGCTTTAGATATAGGCAAGAATGGGTTGCtaacttccaaccaagaggttgtgagttcgagtcaccccaagagcaaggtggggagtttttggagggagggaCACACTATTCTTCTCAggccccactagtggaattatactagATTGTTGTTGTATTCTTTGGTAATTGGTTCATAGTGCAACTACTTTTTATCACTATCCAAACAATCCTTTGCAACTAGGATAATATTAATTGCTCTCTTGTCAAGAATACGTTGGTGGTTCTGGAAAGTAACTGGAAATGAAAAACGAGCTCTTGTCAAGGATAAATTACAAGTTACCACTAAGAAGAACGCTCACCTAAACCATATAATTGGGGCCAATGGGCTATATGCAATACCTGTACACCAACCTTCTTCAAGGCTATGTGCAAAACCTATACAAAACCACTAGTTCAACGCTCAAATATTATGGCACAATAGGGGCTGATATTCAGTATTAGCTACGGTTCAGCCGGACCAATAGTTATGTTTTGACTCTATATGTATTAAGAAATCTACTAgttatgtataaatattaaatttcgaACCAAGTAACTTAAACGGTAGGTTCAGTGGCAATACCGAACTCATAAAGTTCAAATTCCACCTTTGATGCAAACAGATGACACAAATATTTTAACTTATGACAAACTGATGAAATGTATTACTACCACCAACAGATAAAAGCCAGTAAACGTACTGGATAAATTGGGGGAAATATTTGTATTGGTTCTAGTCATACCAGACTGCCAGGTTCAATATGCCATATATATTATACATCAGATACACAGTAACATTACAAAATACTAGAAACCATATAtaatgttaggatcgggaactcgggtagtgcggaatttagccaaacaacggtataatgacaataacaaagacaatggaagttgataacaatggcaattaaagcatataaagaagacacaaatttaacgtgattcggtcaaagtgacctacgtccacaagcggagaggaacaATTTCACTATATCAACAAGAGTACAAACGAGAATACAAAATTAGaataaacactctaattaatcccaaataccctaagagaataacctcacaagattactccaaagaaagggttcacacaaatGCTTTCCAACACTAACtttcatacaaaacactcttaataaaggaggaaaggaagaagcAAGAAacgaagactcaagtcttgttggtgtgtctaaaatgaactaatggccctcccttttataggcaaaaaagtcttggcctcttaggtgtaaaagaagaaatacaacttgtgcaaatgatgtccaacccacaatgcaatatttttgggttgtaaagaatattgccaacaaagtctacactttgcaaagatgcttatacttatgtgagatggattccattagccaaaatattggtcaTAATTACATATAATACTTATATAGATCCCTTACCTACTGTTGCGACTTGCCAGTCATGCAAGTTGGATAGCAGGTaatatgaatttttattttttttttgaaaatataatgGTGTAATTCCCGCAATTTCATCAGATACACAAGCTATAAAGAATTGGCGGGATCCGAAGGGTCAACTCATCTAAAATTGTATTCGGTCCGGCTTTGCGTTTACCTAGATTTCTCTTGTTGAAATTACGTAACATTTTATATCATCTTCTCCATTTCTTTACGTAAGGACTAAGGAGCTTGTCTAAATCCACTATATCAAGAACCAGCTGGAACATATATACACACTTGTAGAATTGAGGGGAAAACAAAAATTCTACAATAGAGCAAGCTGTAAGTGGAAGCAAAAGCTTTCCTTCAACTAACCCAAGAAGAAACGGACCGGGTTTCATCACTTGCATTTCCTCCTCACCGAGTTTAGCTtctataactgttatgcggtcagAGGAATCCGAGTTGACCGCGTTGAACCCGGTCTAGTCTTTTAATTTGCACCTTTAAAGTTCCTCCTCGCCTCACTGTATGGCATTCTCCGGTTTGCACTTTCTTCTAGTGTATCGAGTTTACAGTATTTCACTGAACACGGAGCTTAAAATGCTAAATTTGACATCTATATGATGTTATTAGTAAGAGTAGAAAAGAATATTAAAGTGATGGTTGAAAAGTTAGTTTGATAGCAATGCATCAAGAAGTTTAAAAGTTGGAATAATCATATAGAAATATATTGGTGTCAAACATCTTATCACGCTCTAAAAGGGAAAGATTGTCGTATAAAATGGGACGGAGCAAGTATGTGTGTTTATGCACGTATTTTGCCCGAATCGATTGTATACAGACTGTCTGTTTTGAAATTGACCCTATTTCTTATTTTGTTAATTACTTGATTATTGCTTGGAAATTAAAGTCTGTTTGTGCTTAAATTTGTAGGATAGAGAAGGGAAATTAGCCCCTGGCGCCATAGCCGGTCTTGTTGACGATGTTGGGGCTGCAGCAGTCTTTGTGCAGGGTCTCCCAATGAATGTATCAGTAGACATGTCTATTTCATTTCTTTCAAGTGTGAAGGCAGATGTAAGCTCTCCTCATTCTTCCCATTTCCTCATTATTGGTTCATGAATTTTGTGAAAATTAAATATTCATGTCATCACTATTTTATGTATGTATTTGAAGCCTCCATCTAGGTGCATTTTTGTTGTTAGATTACAGAAGATCTCAATGCAGCAAGCATCCTCCACCTTCCATTTTCTTACTAAAATTGTGGCCCTTTTGTAAATGAATGCTGCACTTAACTTGGGAAGTAGAATCTGTATTTAAAGAACACAGGCTATTGATAAAATTGTGATTAAGTTACTTGCGTCGAGTCTCCAATTAGTTACTATATATAACGAGTAATGGGCTTGACTTATTGCTGCTTATCCACCCAACCTAAGTTGTTTttctcccatctttctttctaaTATATCAATATCGTGAATTTAGCTACTATACTTCCTGTATGTTGCTTCAAATCTCATATTTTCCATTTATCTCTTCATCATAGCAGTTCAGTAAGTTAGGCTATGAATCAACTCGATGTAGTTTATCCTGAAAACTTCCCTTTGCTCACTCCCATATTTCATTTGGAAAATTCTTTCTGATTTTTATCTTTCTTCATTGCATTCCCCTTTTACTGATGGATTATGGGctctgttatatatatatatatagagagatatagatagatagatatatagtTAAATCTCTTTATAACATCCTCATTTATTCTGGATTTTTTTTGGCTATTATATCAAAGTGTTAtaaagaacatatattataacataccATAAAAATTGGTTTCATAAAAACTTatcttttatagtgaatgattaTTGTTATAAAGCGATATTGTTATAAAGAGGTCTGACTGTTGGGAAAATAAACCctcacagaaataatattcacggtatacGACTATAATAAATGCGGATTACTAAAATACTGTAACCAACGgtaataataagagaaacaatGACACcgagatttttatgtgaaaaccccttctgaataaggaaaaaaccacggcccaagaggagcaactgatttcactatagcgaggattttataatttttggtaccgagtaaaatactccaaaatcactaaacactcaaaagaaataactctcttttgatttttccacctcactacaatatcgctcaaaCTCTCTATATTTTTCCTCACAGAGTATTTTGCTTCTTACTCTGTAAATCACTCTCTTTctctttgttttggtgtgatTACAAATGAAGGTAAAGGCACCTATTTATAGTTGAAGAATGCCCATATTGATGTATGCAATGACATCAATATTCACTTCAAAAGCTAGTTGCCCAAATTAAACTTCTAAATTGGTTGGCTTgacaaaacaaaaaaagaagctTCATCTTCTTTCACATGGGCCATGGGATGGATCCAATAATTACTGCCTCCTTTGTTGATAATGGGTGCCTTCTGGTTTGGAATGAAACTGGTTCAAATAAAACAGAAGAAATAGAGGATTCATATAGTTGATATATGGATATAGATATATAGACAGTTGACCGGAAGATTTTGGAGAAAAAACAATATTCCATTGGTGATCTCATCTCTTTATATAGTATGGTAGGATGAAGAGGATGAAAGAATGAGGGGAATTAATATACTGCGAACAATTATGAATATTTCTTGATTATGTCATGTAATTTAAAGAAATAGAAGGGGGATCAACTTGCATTGTCACTTACCTtccgtttttcttttttttgctcAACGAAAAGACTAGTTTTTATAAGGATATCGAAAGGGTGACCGCACCTTCAAACATTCTGGCGTCCACTGGCTGGACGTGACATGTACTACTAAAATAACGCCTCCATTCAAAAATTTGAGTTTCGATTATATGAATCCTTACCAACCATGTTACCCTTAGATTTGGGGAATATTGCAGTAGAaacccttcaaaatttattgaacATAGTCTAATTACATGTAGAATTCCAGTCTCCATCTTTTTGCAGAGCACTGTTCTGTTCATCCAAATGGCATATCGACCTGCAAGCCCGTTCTATCTTGGACAGTTGGACTTCCCATCAATGGCAAAGCAAAAGCAGAGGGGTGACAGTCTGCATTTAGCTCGTTCAAGCACCACTTCTATTCCACAAACAAAGATTACCTACTCGTTTGTTTACCCAGTACATATAAAAACAAATGTTGCTTCCTCCATTTTTAGTGAACAAAggggaaaaaaaaatcaaatacccCTTAAAATATGTGGAATAAAACAAAAATATGTACCACCAATTTTAGGGTTCTACAAGAGTTTTGTCAAGGATAAGATCACCCTTGTATATTCTTCCCAGAACATACTCTCTATAGTCCATCCGTTAGACCGTTACCAGTGAGGAACGCCCACATGAACTACAGATAATCATGGCCAACAGTTATATCACAACTATGTAACTACTTATAATTCGAGACTATATAAAACCTATGCAAACTACCACCAGTTCAAGGCTTCAAATATCATGCACTACAGATAGTTAAAAGGAAACCCAACATTTTTAACCTGACCGACGAAATTCAATGTTATACACAACCAACAGAAAAAAGCTAGCAAAAGGCAATGACCGAAGTGAGAAATATACGCGCAGCCTAGTACAGATGTCAATATGCCACAAATTACTTCAACAGTTCACAGATAACGCACAATAGTAAAAGACAAACGACAGTCTAAACCCCATTTCTACCAGTCATATAAGATAGAAAGCAGATTTATCTTGAATAAGACCAACCTTATAAAGACTTTAAGCTCTTCACAACAGAGTGACAGACTAAATCCTCCTAATAGTGTAGTCCTTCATGATGAAGGAGACGAAGACCTAGGTGTAACAGACCTTGAAACAAATCTAGAAGATGCACTAACACTGTGACTTCTCTTAGAGATTCTCTTTGGACTAGGAGAATAACTGCTACAAGACTGACTACTCCTGGAAACACTTCTCGAATAGCTCCTCTTTGACCACCTAGGTGATACACTGCGTGAGTAGCTTCTCCTGGACCTTCGATAACGAGGTGAAATGCTCCGAGAAATGGAACGATATCGGCTCCTTCGATAGTATCTGTTGCCAGGGGAGTAGCCACGATAGCGGCTCTCTCGATCATCCGGAGAGTAGGAAAGATCTCGGCTGTTAGGAGAGTAGTCACGGTGGCTTCTTCTGTAGTAACCGTCATTTGGAGAGTAGGAACGATCACACCTCCTGTTGACAGGAGAGCAGTCACGGTAGCGGCTTCTACTATAATAACGGTCATCTGGAGAataggaacgatcacggcggctCACGGGCAATCTGCCATATGGAGATGAAGATCGAGAATAAGATCTGCCACGACTATAGTAAGGAGAATAAGGTGAGTATGAGTGACGGTGGCGGCGACTGTAATATGGAGAATGGGATCTCTGGCGTCCTCTGTAACAGGGAGAGTAGGATCTACGCTCTCGTCTGTAATATGGAGAGTAAGATCTGCTCCTGCTCCTGTAACTCTCAGAAGAGTAACGGGGAGAGCGACTCCTTGAACGAGGGGAATAACTTCGTGATTCGTGACGAACTACATTCACAAGGTGGAAATTAGAAGACATCACAGACTGATAAACCAAGTGAATTAATGCTCAGGAAAGGATATCATACCACGGACTGTTCTGAGACCCAAATATTTTCCTGGAGTAGGTGTTCTACCTCTTCTCCTCCTAGCCTGCATATATAAGAGACAATTTTTAGACGAAATATCTAGACTTAGGTGGTTTGACGGGGATACAATGTCGCAATATAAGTCTCCAATGAGAAAAATGAATAATAAGCAGCGAGGGTGCAAGTGAATAAAACAAAAATGAAGGCTATACAACCCTCTGGTTTAACGGTCTGTTTGCTTGATGTGTTTCAATTTGTTATTTGGGACTTTGGTGAAGAGCTGCTGCACACAGCTTCCCTGCTGCCAAAGAAACCCAGGCGAAACAAGCAAACAACTTTCAAACTCGAATTACTGACAGGAGCAATCTATGGTATTGATACAACTAAGAGCTAATACCAGCAAAGGGAAAttgtaaatgtaagattcaacGAACTGAGCAAGTATTCAGTAAATTCTACCTTCTCCACCGTTATCACTCTGCCTTCAAGTACCGAGCGGTTCAAATACTTGATGCAGCGATCAGCCTCCTCAACACTGGACATTGTCACGAAACCAAACCCACGAGATTCCCGGGTCCATGGGTCAACAACAAGATGAACATCTTCAACCTAACCGCACAAGAAAAAAGCCTTTGATGACTTTTGTATCACAACAATATGTATACACATAGGAGCAGGTTTTACATGAGACCACCGTTGTCTTTTCTTTTATATAGAGTGCAAAAAGGCCTACATTAACTGACTACAGAGAAAAAGGGAATGGAACCTTCAAAAACAACAAATATACCTTCCCCTCAGCTGAAAAATGCTTCTCGACGTCTCGTTCTTTAACGCGGGTTGAAAGACCAGTCACATACAAATTGTTCCCTGGGTTCTCAATGTCGCTTGAATCACAGCTCCTGCTATTATAATACAGTTAAATAACATAAAACTCTAGTTATCAGCATATTAAATGGAATAAGTGAACTGCAGACATGTACCTTGACCGGCTCCTTGAATGATATTTGGACCTTGAGACAGACCTACTATATAGATCATATGAAGGTGAGCGAGAATACCTGCAATACAGATGCAATATTCGAATATGAAAAAATAATGACCATATAAAACCGACATTAAGACCAAACAATACCTTGACCTCCTGGAATATGACATCTGCAGTTAAGATTAAAGGTGTTAGGGTTAGGCCTATGATATATAAAAGAGAGAAGGAGCAACACAGAACATCAACACAAGCCCAGCAGACATGTGTAAATGAATCAAATCAAGATCCCTGAAAAATAAGCCTAATACAATAAGCGCCTCAAATATTTTGCACCAGCTTACCAACACTGCTTTAACTTATTTGTCAATTAATCCCAAACTAGTTGGTGCAGGCTATATAAATTCTCTAAATCCATTCTGCTCTACTCGGCCTATTTCATCCCAATACTGGTAACTAATTTATCTTTTGACTCAAATTAGAGGATCCCTAAATATCATATTATATTACCCTCTGTTATTTTACAATTTACCCTCTAAAATTCCAAAAAACATAAAAGTAGAAAATGCCATTCTCCTTAGAGATTAAGGCATAACAGATTATATGGCACTATTAGAGTCGATCCAATCAAGTAGACAACAGCCAGTTAGAGATATAGGTGGATCAAGTATTTAAACTTGATTGGTTCAACCGCATAGTTTTACAATTATGAATTATGATCTACCATTTGTTGAAATTTTGACTggttttcatatatatatttaagtAACGCAGGGGTTCAGATGAAACCGTGCAGGACTGCCTCCTCCACCACTGGTTATATCAAAAGGTGGACGGTAAAAATCATCCATTACTATATATCAAAACCTATAACAACAACATCACACACAATTATAGCTCAAAGACGACGAATGCGCAATAAACCAAATTTCGACAGAGACCAAACTGTTCTTGTGCAGGGTAATTATGGAGggaaaaaaacgaaaaaaatcaTCCAAATCCGGTAATTTCATATTATAATGACGTCAAATGGTGTAATTTAAATCAAGCATTAATGAAAAGCACAAAACACACATACGTAATTGGCACACAATTTCATCATCTAATCCAGTTTTTTGCTAATTCATGTCggagaagagaagaagaagaagaagaagaagaagaagaagaagaaaaaagcagATGAAAGGAAACTCACCGTGAAGAGATTATGGCGTAGGATTGGAATGCGACTCTCTATTCTCTCTCTATTTCGCGAAGGCTCTCGAAATCAATCGAGTCTCAGCGAAGGTGGTGAGAATATTTATACACGTGGAGTGGAAGAACTTTCTAGAGGAGCGGACACGAAATCTTTTTTAATTGGAATTTAATTCGTCCCGATCTGTGGTGTCAGTCAAAAGAATAAAGAGacatttttgcttctttttttatTCCTTTGTATTTCAATTTCcattttttctttttagtaaaATAGGTGAGGTGTAAGTAAGAAATTAAGAATAGATGGGCACTTACCTTCCAAACACCCAAAGTACGTTTTGAGATAAGTAGATATGACAATGAGGCTTGTTAGGGGTAAAAGCACCTACATCTACGATCGTTAGGTACTGAGTTCGAGTCACAGTAGAAGGAAAGTgtggaaacactatagatcctccaAATTTGAGAGGGTTTTAAAAAAACAATAAGTAGATATGAACTTCCATGATCAGAGAGCTTAAGCTaacgtttggacataaatttggttgaaacttgaaaaacaaattgaagttgtattgaaaaataatttttgaaagttgaatttgtgtttggacatgcattttatttgaaaaaaaaacttGATCATGTTTCATGAATAAAtagtattttcaaaatatttttaaaaaatatatacccaaaatctatg
It includes:
- the LOC104115293 gene encoding serine/arginine-rich splicing factor SR45a-like, whose amino-acid sequence is MSYSRRSRYSRSPSYDLYSRSVSRSKYHSRSRSRSCDSSDIENPGNNLYVTGLSTRVKERDVEKHFSAEGKVEDVHLVVDPWTRESRGFGFVTMSSVEEADRCIKYLNRSVLEGRVITVEKARRRRGRTPTPGKYLGLRTVRVRHESRSYSPRSRSRSPRYSSESYRSRSRSYSPYYRRERRSYSPCYRGRQRSHSPYYSRRHRHSYSPYSPYYSRGRSYSRSSSPYGRLPVSRRDRSYSPDDRYYSRSRYRDCSPVNRRCDRSYSPNDGYYRRSHRDYSPNSRDLSYSPDDRESRYRGYSPGNRYYRRSRYRSISRSISPRYRRSRRSYSRSVSPRWSKRSYSRSVSRSSQSCSSYSPSPKRISKRSHSVSASSRFVSRSVTPRSSSPSS